A single Crateriforma conspicua DNA region contains:
- a CDS encoding DUF1592 domain-containing protein translates to MCILAFGCVFFAVDNPRASADPSATVSGDQVRVVTEFVESYCLDCHNADDAVGGLDLETTPIGQASWDEATGQWPAWENIYKRVASRQMPPADAYRPDNDEYVVATQALAGVLDGVAESKQTLTPNDSMRRLTRTEYQNSVRDLLDIEIDATRWIPKDESSHGFDNITVGELSPALMSRYLTAAEKISRIAVARPTGTPMGLTVRLPADLTQEHHLPGLPLGTRGGTNIRHTFAESGVYEIAVRLTRDRDEMVEGLYRPHDLDVLVDRHRHHRFHIQPPENGKDFTHVDTNLKVRVPITAGPHDIAVTFVSQGESLREIKRQPFDAAYNRHRHPRQQPALFEVSMVGPLNDSQSAPNKQLVAPETTGPVDTPSRQRIFTVRPDDDSLASQVAAAEIIFAKLLRHAYRREIGPDDLAVPMKFFRDAVQTTVTTSESATVSHRSNSTADDRFEFGIQRGIAAILVNPHFLFRIERPAETAGLHRVSDTELASRLSYFLYASLPDEGLLDLAASNQLSDAAVLDEQVRRMLDDPRSDSLVTNFAAQWLYLKNLDGVKPDLRRFPDFDENLRRAFRTETESLFRHIKEHGESVLGLIDSDFTYLNERLAVHYEIPGVVGSHFRRVDLSPDSNRGGLLRHGSILAVTSYSTRTSPTIRGNWVLENLVGTPPPPPPPDVPALKEKQSLTDATFRQRLAAHRENPACASCHALIDPVGFSLDHYDAVGRYRRFDADDTPVDSSGTLPDGTEVTGVKDLEASLTRHPEMFVTCLVEKMLTYALGRGLDHRDAAAVRRIVSESAQDDYRFSSIVRNIVASRPFQSRYHPPKDPS, encoded by the coding sequence GTGTGCATCCTGGCGTTCGGATGTGTTTTCTTCGCGGTCGACAATCCCCGGGCATCAGCCGATCCGTCGGCGACGGTTTCCGGCGATCAAGTGCGTGTGGTGACCGAGTTCGTCGAATCGTATTGTCTGGATTGCCACAACGCCGACGACGCGGTCGGCGGACTGGATCTAGAAACGACACCGATCGGTCAAGCAAGCTGGGACGAGGCGACCGGACAATGGCCGGCTTGGGAAAACATTTACAAACGAGTGGCGTCGCGTCAGATGCCGCCGGCCGATGCGTATCGTCCGGACAATGACGAATACGTTGTGGCCACCCAAGCTTTGGCCGGCGTGCTGGATGGTGTCGCTGAATCCAAGCAAACGTTGACGCCCAACGATTCGATGCGTCGTCTGACACGCACGGAATATCAAAACAGCGTCCGCGATTTGCTGGACATCGAAATCGATGCGACGCGTTGGATTCCCAAAGACGAATCCAGTCACGGGTTTGACAACATCACCGTCGGCGAACTGTCGCCGGCATTGATGAGCCGTTATTTGACGGCGGCGGAAAAGATCAGCCGAATCGCGGTGGCCCGGCCGACCGGAACGCCGATGGGCTTGACGGTTCGCTTGCCCGCCGATTTGACTCAAGAACACCATTTGCCTGGGCTGCCCCTGGGCACACGTGGCGGCACGAACATCCGACACACCTTTGCGGAATCCGGCGTCTACGAAATCGCCGTCCGTCTGACCCGCGACCGTGATGAAATGGTCGAAGGTTTGTATCGGCCCCACGACTTGGACGTCTTGGTCGACCGCCATCGACACCACCGGTTTCATATCCAGCCGCCGGAAAACGGCAAAGACTTCACGCACGTCGACACCAACTTGAAAGTTCGTGTTCCGATCACGGCCGGACCGCATGACATCGCGGTGACGTTTGTCAGCCAAGGTGAATCGCTGCGGGAAATCAAACGCCAACCCTTCGACGCGGCCTACAACCGGCACCGACACCCAAGGCAACAGCCGGCATTGTTCGAAGTCAGCATGGTCGGGCCGTTGAATGATTCACAAAGCGCACCAAACAAACAGCTGGTTGCACCGGAGACCACCGGCCCCGTCGACACACCCAGCCGACAGCGAATCTTTACCGTCCGCCCCGACGACGATTCGCTGGCGTCGCAGGTCGCCGCGGCGGAAATCATTTTCGCGAAGCTGCTGCGACACGCGTATCGACGCGAAATCGGCCCGGACGACTTGGCGGTTCCGATGAAGTTCTTCCGTGACGCGGTTCAAACCACCGTCACGACATCCGAATCGGCCACGGTATCGCATCGCAGCAACTCGACCGCGGATGACCGGTTCGAATTCGGCATCCAGCGAGGCATCGCCGCCATCCTGGTCAACCCACACTTTCTGTTTCGAATCGAACGACCCGCGGAAACCGCGGGACTGCACCGCGTCAGCGATACGGAATTGGCGTCTCGGCTGTCGTACTTTCTGTACGCCAGTCTGCCGGATGAAGGATTGCTGGATCTGGCGGCATCGAACCAACTGAGCGACGCGGCGGTCTTGGACGAACAAGTCCGGCGAATGCTCGATGACCCACGCAGCGACAGCCTGGTGACCAACTTTGCGGCCCAGTGGCTGTATTTAAAAAACCTGGACGGCGTGAAGCCTGACCTTCGGCGTTTCCCCGACTTTGACGAAAACCTGCGACGTGCGTTTCGGACGGAAACGGAATCGCTGTTTCGTCACATCAAAGAACATGGTGAAAGCGTGCTGGGGCTGATCGACAGCGACTTCACGTACCTGAATGAACGTCTGGCGGTTCACTACGAAATCCCTGGTGTCGTCGGCAGCCATTTCCGCCGGGTGGATCTTTCACCCGATTCGAATCGTGGCGGACTGCTGCGTCACGGCAGCATCCTGGCGGTAACGTCGTATTCCACTCGCACGTCACCGACGATCCGCGGCAACTGGGTGTTGGAAAACTTGGTCGGCACGCCGCCGCCGCCACCACCGCCGGACGTACCGGCGCTGAAAGAAAAACAAAGTCTGACCGACGCAACGTTTCGCCAACGCTTGGCCGCGCACCGTGAAAACCCGGCCTGTGCGTCCTGTCATGCGTTGATCGATCCGGTTGGTTTTTCGCTGGACCACTACGACGCGGTCGGACGTTATCGCCGTTTTGATGCCGACGACACTCCGGTCGATTCGTCGGGGACATTGCCCGACGGCACCGAAGTCACCGGGGTGAAAGACCTGGAAGCCAGTTTGACCCGACATCCCGAAATGTTCGTCACTTGTTTGGTGGAAAAGATGCTGACCTACGCCCTGGGACGCGGTCTGGACCATCGTGATGCCGCGGCGGTCCGCCGGATCGTTTCGGAATCAGCCCAAGACGACTATCGCTTTTCATCGATCGTTCGAAACATCGTGGCCAGCCGGCCGTTTCAATCTCGTTACCATCCGCCCAAGGACCCGTCATGA
- a CDS encoding SufE family protein: MIDEIVQDIEDCDDPREQFELLIELGDQAESLDDKWKIENFRVQGCTSNVWLVALPDESSPSGLKFLADSDAHLVRGLVTLVLYLVKDKTAAEIAEYDFESKFDQLGLARHLSSARSNGLKSMADRVRQLSQMPAE, from the coding sequence ATGATCGACGAAATCGTCCAGGACATTGAAGATTGCGATGACCCCCGTGAACAGTTCGAACTGTTGATCGAGTTGGGGGATCAAGCCGAATCGTTGGACGACAAGTGGAAGATCGAAAACTTTCGCGTCCAAGGCTGCACGTCCAACGTGTGGCTGGTCGCGTTGCCCGATGAATCTTCGCCCAGCGGCTTGAAATTCCTGGCCGACAGCGACGCGCATTTGGTCCGCGGCTTGGTCACATTGGTTCTGTACCTGGTCAAAGACAAGACGGCAGCAGAGATCGCGGAATACGATTTTGAATCCAAGTTTGACCAGCTGGGTTTGGCTCGTCACCTAAGTTCCGCTCGCAGCAACGGTTTGAAAAGCATGGCCGACCGCGTCCGGCAACTCTCCCAAATGCCCGCCGAATAG
- a CDS encoding transposase — protein sequence MLGECFDPNAPLSISEHYRPHWSQTGAFLFITFRTQDSIPQETLHRWERDKIDWIERSTGQPSPNWRSSVSNLTDDQRRRFLRELNRHREAYLDTCQGQCPFRDPALAQIVHDALLFFNGQRYRMGDFCVMPNHVHLLASFRSQQSLVEQCDSWLHYTAREVNRALSQKGKLWQQEPFDHLVRNPRQYEYLRNYIRMNGPKAKLAAGEYLYRRHSE from the coding sequence ATGCTTGGCGAATGCTTTGATCCAAACGCACCGCTTTCGATCAGCGAGCATTATCGCCCACACTGGTCTCAGACCGGAGCGTTCTTATTCATCACGTTTCGCACTCAGGATTCCATCCCGCAAGAGACTCTCCATCGCTGGGAACGTGATAAGATTGACTGGATCGAACGCAGCACGGGGCAACCGTCCCCGAATTGGCGATCATCGGTTTCAAACTTGACCGATGACCAGCGTCGCCGGTTCCTCAGGGAACTCAATCGCCATCGAGAGGCATATCTCGACACATGTCAGGGGCAATGTCCGTTTCGCGATCCGGCATTGGCACAAATTGTTCATGACGCCCTGCTGTTCTTTAATGGACAGAGATATCGAATGGGCGATTTCTGTGTCATGCCCAACCATGTTCATCTACTGGCCAGTTTTCGATCACAACAGTCGCTCGTCGAGCAATGCGATTCGTGGCTTCACTACACCGCAAGAGAGGTCAACCGCGCTCTTTCGCAAAAAGGAAAGCTGTGGCAGCAAGAGCCTTTCGATCACTTGGTCCGAAACCCCAGGCAATACGAGTACCTGAGAAACTACATTCGCATGAACGGACCGAAAGCCAAACTTGCGGCCGGCGAGTACCTTTATCGACGCCACTCCGAATAA
- a CDS encoding MraY family glycosyltransferase — MNNAFQLFILLLVGATLPAMIVAMLAIYPIRRHAIRLGLMDRPGGHKAHTQATPLGGGIGIALGVVVTFAIATLAVFWTGWIDALPESLAGRVAIYADGAQTRIGMLWSLIGAGLVLVVLGFVDDRRGLPWQFRLAVQFGVAIFTVYGMGIGLTAFIGLAWLTKLMSVLWIVAVINSFNMLDNMDGLSGGVAAVIATSMAIVMISTPDPATAKPQLLVAAFLMVVLGALLGFLWHNRPPAKIFMGDTGSYLVGYLISVAMLMATFAGGGEGRPHAVLAPLCAMAVPLYDMCTVLWIRIREGRSPFQADRRHFSHRLVELGMTRPRAVVTIYLVTATCGLAAILLTHVTVLQAITVLGIVGCMLWLIGILESTRWNQ; from the coding sequence ATGAACAACGCTTTTCAACTTTTCATCCTGTTGTTGGTCGGTGCCACATTGCCGGCCATGATCGTCGCCATGTTGGCGATCTATCCGATCCGGCGGCACGCGATCCGTCTGGGGTTGATGGATCGTCCCGGGGGTCACAAAGCACACACCCAGGCCACGCCGCTGGGCGGCGGCATCGGCATCGCACTGGGCGTTGTGGTGACATTTGCGATCGCAACCTTGGCGGTTTTCTGGACCGGTTGGATCGACGCTCTGCCGGAATCTTTGGCCGGCCGAGTGGCGATCTATGCCGACGGTGCCCAGACGCGAATCGGCATGCTGTGGTCTTTGATCGGTGCCGGGTTGGTCCTGGTCGTCTTGGGGTTTGTGGATGACCGTCGTGGTCTGCCTTGGCAATTTCGCTTGGCGGTCCAGTTCGGCGTCGCGATCTTCACCGTCTATGGGATGGGCATCGGCCTGACCGCGTTCATCGGTCTGGCTTGGCTGACCAAGTTGATGTCGGTCTTGTGGATCGTGGCGGTGATCAACAGCTTCAACATGCTGGACAACATGGACGGATTAAGCGGTGGCGTTGCGGCGGTGATCGCCACATCGATGGCCATCGTGATGATCAGCACGCCCGACCCGGCAACGGCCAAGCCACAATTGTTGGTCGCGGCATTCTTGATGGTGGTGCTGGGGGCGTTGCTGGGGTTTTTGTGGCACAACCGACCGCCGGCAAAGATTTTCATGGGCGACACCGGCAGTTACCTGGTCGGCTATCTGATTAGCGTTGCGATGCTGATGGCCACGTTCGCCGGTGGCGGTGAAGGACGCCCGCACGCGGTGTTAGCGCCACTGTGTGCGATGGCAGTTCCGCTGTACGACATGTGCACGGTGTTATGGATCCGCATCCGCGAAGGACGCAGCCCATTTCAGGCCGACCGGCGCCACTTTTCACACCGCTTGGTCGAACTGGGCATGACCCGGCCACGAGCGGTGGTGACGATTTACCTGGTCACTGCGACGTGTGGTTTGGCCGCGATTCTGTTGACGCACGTCACCGTGCTGCAGGCCATCACGGTCTTGGGCATCGTCGGATGCATGCTGTGGCTGATCGGGATCTTGGAATCCACGCGTTGGAATCAGTGA
- a CDS encoding DUF1552 domain-containing protein: MTSPKRPSNSGSRFGQYVTRTSLPRRTVLRGLGATIALPLLDAMVPSLTAAESTPAAAKNLRRVGYIYIPMGFNPAQWTPEGESLDTLPSSLAPLESVKDQVTVISNMHLQNAYPGSHATSNSAFLSAAQAKLTESSDYYLGTTVDQIAAKQFGHQTQLPSLELSMDLLSTVGQCDNGYACVYQNNLSWSSPTTPLPAEAHPRIVFETLFGEGGTPEQRAEALRARASLLDSVTDEIKRLKLALGSDDRNKIDDYIESIREVERRIEHAERTAQDNPLPDLDRPVGVPVAYADHAELMFDLQLLAFRGDITRIVTFQLARESSTRTYPEIGVPEPHHPVTHHGNNPQKLAKVAKINQYHISLFAKFLEKMAATPEADGNLLDHSLYMYGSGMGDPDAHDHHNLPVVVAGGAAGKMRGGRHIRYENPEPLSNLHLTLLNKVGVPLETFADSTGRVEDLFDPVNV, encoded by the coding sequence ATGACGTCACCGAAACGACCTTCGAATTCCGGTTCGCGATTCGGCCAATACGTCACGCGAACATCGTTGCCTCGCCGCACCGTCCTGCGTGGTTTGGGCGCGACAATCGCCTTGCCGTTGCTCGACGCGATGGTTCCCAGTTTGACCGCGGCGGAATCCACACCGGCGGCGGCAAAGAACTTGCGACGCGTCGGATACATCTACATCCCGATGGGATTCAATCCGGCCCAGTGGACGCCCGAGGGCGAATCGTTGGACACGTTACCGTCCAGCCTTGCACCGCTGGAAAGCGTCAAAGACCAGGTGACCGTGATCAGCAACATGCACTTGCAAAACGCTTATCCCGGGTCTCACGCGACCAGTAACAGCGCGTTCCTAAGTGCGGCACAAGCCAAACTGACCGAAAGCAGCGATTACTACTTGGGCACCACCGTCGATCAGATCGCCGCCAAACAATTCGGACACCAAACCCAATTGCCTTCGCTGGAACTGTCGATGGACTTGCTGTCCACCGTCGGCCAGTGCGACAACGGTTACGCGTGTGTCTATCAAAACAATTTGTCCTGGTCATCGCCGACGACACCGTTGCCGGCCGAGGCGCATCCGCGGATCGTGTTCGAAACTTTGTTCGGCGAAGGCGGCACGCCCGAGCAACGTGCCGAGGCGCTGCGTGCCCGCGCCAGCCTGCTGGATTCGGTCACCGATGAGATCAAGCGTTTGAAGCTGGCTTTGGGATCCGACGACCGCAACAAGATCGACGATTACATCGAAAGCATTCGCGAAGTCGAACGACGCATCGAACACGCCGAACGCACGGCGCAGGACAACCCGTTGCCCGACTTGGACCGCCCGGTCGGCGTCCCGGTTGCCTATGCCGATCACGCGGAATTGATGTTCGATCTGCAGTTGCTGGCCTTCCGCGGCGACATCACTCGCATCGTCACCTTCCAACTGGCACGCGAATCCAGCACTCGGACGTATCCCGAAATTGGTGTTCCCGAACCGCACCATCCGGTCACCCACCACGGCAACAATCCACAAAAGCTGGCCAAGGTCGCCAAGATCAACCAGTACCACATTTCGTTGTTTGCCAAGTTCTTGGAAAAGATGGCCGCGACCCCCGAAGCCGACGGCAATCTGCTGGATCATTCGCTGTACATGTACGGCAGCGGCATGGGCGACCCCGACGCGCATGACCATCACAATTTGCCGGTGGTCGTTGCCGGCGGTGCGGCGGGCAAGATGCGTGGCGGACGACACATTCGCTACGAAAACCCCGAACCGCTTTCCAACTTGCACCTGACACTTTTGAACAAAGTCGGCGTACCCTTGGAAACCTTCGCCGACAGCACCGGTCGTGTCGAAGACCTGTTCGACCCGGTCAACGTTTGA
- a CDS encoding polysaccharide biosynthesis/export family protein yields the protein MIHPRSLTESAAAWILVTLTLVSTGCQFHWNNWDGESIPANRLSPDLFGCSRDDLVPVPQTKLGQNPVDQHRIGAGDVLSVYIFGVFPPGENETPIVEQNQGLNQRYYPPNGNVVAPSTGLPIKVQSGGTLDLPLIQPLAVQGLTLTEATETIRAAYYKQNVLLQGQGQITVGLLIPRTQRVVVLREDSPTGNMTLSGQSAVVQAHRGSGQVIDLPIYENDVLHALAATGGLPGTDAAREVYVIRAGGFADRLLDSTNPNALVNDYVERPSMDGQNGPLEIMPDIVRIPLMIRNATLPFGPNDVVLNEGDVLFVPKRREYFYTGGLLPGGRVPLPRDEDLDIVEAIAMVGASPGGPMGQDGAVLMSGRQAYLRSATRAVILRKLPDGRQMNIRVDLDRAMHDPKERIDIQPDDVVMLYQKPGAAIINSALGVAVR from the coding sequence ATGATTCATCCGCGAAGCCTGACTGAATCCGCCGCCGCGTGGATCCTGGTGACACTGACGCTGGTCAGTACGGGATGCCAATTCCACTGGAACAATTGGGACGGCGAATCAATTCCGGCCAACCGTCTGTCGCCCGACCTGTTCGGATGCAGCCGTGACGATCTGGTGCCCGTTCCGCAAACCAAGCTGGGCCAGAATCCGGTCGACCAACACCGTATCGGAGCGGGCGACGTGTTGTCCGTCTACATCTTTGGTGTGTTCCCGCCGGGTGAAAACGAAACGCCGATCGTTGAACAAAACCAAGGGTTGAACCAACGATACTATCCGCCCAACGGCAACGTTGTGGCTCCGTCGACGGGATTGCCGATCAAAGTGCAAAGCGGCGGAACGTTGGATTTGCCGTTGATCCAGCCACTGGCGGTCCAAGGGCTGACGTTGACCGAGGCGACCGAGACGATTCGCGCGGCCTATTACAAGCAGAACGTTTTGTTGCAGGGCCAGGGCCAAATCACCGTCGGCTTGCTGATCCCGCGCACCCAACGCGTCGTCGTTTTGCGTGAAGATTCGCCGACCGGCAACATGACCCTTAGCGGTCAAAGCGCAGTCGTCCAAGCGCATCGCGGCAGCGGTCAAGTGATCGACTTGCCGATCTATGAAAACGACGTCTTGCACGCCTTGGCGGCCACGGGTGGATTGCCCGGCACCGACGCGGCACGCGAAGTCTATGTCATCCGCGCCGGCGGTTTTGCGGACCGATTGCTGGACAGCACCAATCCCAACGCATTGGTCAACGACTATGTCGAACGTCCATCGATGGACGGGCAAAATGGACCGCTGGAAATCATGCCGGACATCGTTCGCATCCCGCTGATGATTCGCAACGCAACGTTGCCGTTCGGCCCGAACGATGTGGTTTTAAACGAAGGCGATGTGTTGTTTGTTCCCAAACGACGCGAATACTTTTACACCGGTGGCTTGTTGCCGGGCGGTCGCGTTCCTTTGCCGCGTGACGAAGACTTGGACATTGTCGAAGCCATTGCGATGGTCGGCGCTTCGCCCGGTGGCCCGATGGGTCAAGACGGTGCGGTGTTGATGTCGGGCCGACAAGCCTATCTGCGTTCGGCCACCCGAGCGGTGATTCTTCGCAAGTTGCCCGACGGTCGCCAAATGAACATTCGCGTCGACTTGGATCGCGCGATGCATGATCCGAAGGAACGAATCGACATCCAGCCCGACGACGTCGTGATGCTGTATCAAAAACCGGGTGCGGCGATCATCAACTCTGCTCTTGGCGTCGCGGTTCGATAG
- a CDS encoding ankyrin repeat domain-containing protein — translation MIASLTFQQSQKLYGMTRIQFVFPAIVMGMVLTVAVSAADVQSSTTTTPSSDSRSLVDAVEAGRTDALDSLNEESVKQRQPDGMTALHWAVRHGKSDWVTAIIDEGAEVDAVTDYSISPLAIACENGDATIAQILLSAGASPDLTIAGKVTCLMLAARGGDVDVIDTLLRQGADVNAKQRSGQTALMWAAAAGHADAIDRLIAGGANVNESLRSGFTPMMFACRNGHIEAAMRLLDHGVDISAAMEPKNTSGRNPRKGMTALMLAVESGHFDLALRLVGRGADPNDQSSEFAPLHALAWVRRPQVGDTPEGDPPPQIHGSVSSLEFAAKLIDAGADVNLKLRRGKAPGKARFNTRGATPFLMASQTCDLPYMQLLLDHGADPMITNHDDCTALMVAAGVGVHHVGEHPGTIDEVRQAVQWLVELGLDINHVDKNGETAMHGAAYRCFPEIVRLVAKLGADPEIWNHKNRHGWSPLTIAKGYRPGSFKPDPPTIQAVMEVGKITDEDAPTERGWQG, via the coding sequence ATGATTGCCTCTTTGACGTTCCAACAATCGCAAAAGCTTTACGGTATGACGCGAATCCAGTTTGTCTTTCCGGCAATCGTCATGGGCATGGTTTTGACGGTCGCTGTATCCGCCGCGGATGTGCAATCATCGACCACCACAACACCTTCATCGGATTCGAGATCGTTGGTCGATGCGGTGGAAGCCGGCAGAACCGATGCGCTCGATTCGCTGAATGAAGAATCCGTCAAACAGCGTCAACCCGACGGCATGACGGCACTTCACTGGGCCGTACGTCATGGCAAATCGGACTGGGTGACCGCGATCATCGACGAGGGCGCAGAAGTCGATGCGGTGACCGATTATTCCATCAGCCCGCTGGCAATCGCTTGCGAAAATGGCGATGCGACGATCGCCCAGATTTTGTTGTCCGCCGGTGCATCGCCCGATCTGACCATCGCCGGCAAGGTGACGTGCTTGATGCTGGCGGCACGCGGCGGTGACGTGGACGTGATCGACACGCTGCTGCGTCAGGGAGCCGACGTAAACGCGAAACAACGCAGCGGCCAGACGGCGTTGATGTGGGCCGCAGCAGCCGGGCACGCCGATGCGATCGATCGGCTGATCGCCGGCGGTGCGAACGTCAACGAATCGCTGCGTTCGGGATTCACACCGATGATGTTTGCCTGTCGCAACGGCCATATCGAAGCCGCGATGCGTTTGCTGGATCACGGCGTCGACATCTCGGCGGCGATGGAACCCAAAAACACGTCGGGCCGAAACCCACGCAAAGGCATGACGGCTTTGATGCTGGCGGTCGAAAGCGGCCACTTTGATCTGGCACTGCGGTTGGTCGGGCGTGGCGCCGACCCCAATGACCAGTCCAGCGAATTCGCGCCCCTGCACGCACTGGCCTGGGTCCGTCGCCCCCAAGTCGGCGACACCCCCGAAGGCGACCCGCCGCCACAGATTCACGGAAGCGTGTCCAGCCTTGAATTTGCGGCCAAGTTGATCGATGCGGGTGCCGACGTGAACTTGAAATTGCGCCGTGGCAAAGCGCCCGGAAAAGCCCGCTTCAACACACGCGGCGCGACACCGTTTTTGATGGCCAGCCAAACCTGTGACTTGCCCTACATGCAATTGCTGTTGGACCACGGTGCCGATCCGATGATCACCAACCACGACGACTGCACCGCGCTGATGGTTGCCGCCGGTGTGGGCGTTCATCACGTGGGCGAACACCCGGGCACGATCGACGAAGTCCGACAAGCGGTTCAGTGGTTGGTGGAACTGGGCTTGGACATCAACCACGTGGATAAGAATGGTGAAACGGCGATGCACGGCGCCGCTTATCGATGCTTTCCCGAAATCGTACGTTTGGTGGCCAAGCTGGGTGCCGATCCGGAAATCTGGAACCACAAGAATCGACACGGGTGGTCGCCGCTGACGATCGCCAAAGGCTATCGACCGGGATCTTTCAAACCCGATCCGCCCACCATCCAAGCGGTCATGGAAGTCGGCAAAATCACCGACGAAGATGCCCCCACCGAACGCGGCTGGCAGGGCTAG
- a CDS encoding S46 family peptidase, protein MTTTVMLTLSGALGGTAVTLYGDEGMYLFNDLPKETLKSRHDFEITQAWADHLRLSSVRFNSGGSGSFVSSDGLVLTNHHVASDTLHKLSTPERNLIDDGFTARSIDEELKAPDLELNQLHSIENVTDRVNAAVDDDAGPETAFKQRRAIIATIENESFESTGFRSDVITLFGGAQYHLYRYKKYTDVRLVWAPETAAAFFGGDADNFEYPRYNLDATLMRVYEDGKPAKLEHFLAWNDQPLQGGELVFVSGNPGRTQRIYTVDALRYLRDDRLPYVLDYLRRKEILMQQFSLNGAEAKRRGRDELFGIQNARKAYTGMLAGLQNPQTFAAKKGREDKLLAAIADDASLAPLAGTWQDVAKLQKEKADMLDQSVNLRSSLFSLAMNTVLLAEEDTKPNEQRLSEFTDAGRESLLQRLLSTAPIYDDLETVKLADELSRLIEVRGADDDLVVEILAGKGPRERAAEIVAGTRMNEVPYRKELVDGGRAVVLQSDDPMIQLARWLEPEYRRIREINEKIDERERQAYAKITEATTAVEGTGGYPDATFTLRLAFGTVNGYDEDGKWIEPTTDFAGAFTHAADHEGQEDFDLPSRWYDAKDRLDLSTQLNFVCTADIIGGNSGSPVVDRDGKLVGLIFDGNIQSLTADYLYSDEQARAVSVSAVGIREAIEKIYQAPDLAKSLGQ, encoded by the coding sequence ATGACAACGACGGTGATGTTGACGCTTTCGGGGGCTTTGGGCGGTACGGCGGTCACGCTGTACGGTGACGAAGGCATGTATCTGTTCAACGACTTGCCCAAAGAAACGTTGAAATCGCGACACGATTTTGAAATTACCCAAGCTTGGGCCGATCACCTGCGTTTGTCTTCGGTACGTTTCAACAGCGGCGGATCGGGATCATTCGTGTCCAGCGATGGTTTGGTGTTGACCAATCATCACGTGGCCAGCGACACGTTGCATAAATTGTCGACGCCCGAGCGTAATTTGATCGATGACGGATTCACCGCGCGATCGATCGACGAAGAATTGAAGGCACCCGATCTGGAATTGAACCAGTTGCATTCGATCGAAAACGTGACCGACCGAGTCAACGCGGCGGTCGACGACGATGCGGGTCCGGAAACCGCGTTCAAGCAACGGCGTGCGATCATCGCGACGATCGAAAACGAGTCTTTCGAATCCACCGGGTTCCGCAGCGATGTGATCACGCTGTTCGGTGGCGCACAGTATCACCTGTATCGCTACAAGAAATACACGGACGTCCGATTGGTGTGGGCACCGGAAACGGCGGCGGCCTTCTTCGGTGGTGATGCGGATAACTTTGAATACCCACGATACAACTTGGACGCGACACTGATGCGCGTTTACGAAGACGGGAAACCGGCCAAGTTGGAACACTTCTTGGCTTGGAACGATCAACCGCTGCAAGGCGGCGAATTGGTGTTCGTCAGTGGCAACCCAGGGCGAACCCAACGGATCTATACCGTCGATGCTTTGCGATACCTGCGTGACGATCGGTTGCCGTACGTGTTGGATTATCTGCGCCGCAAAGAAATCTTGATGCAGCAATTCAGTCTGAACGGTGCCGAAGCCAAGCGTCGTGGCCGTGATGAATTGTTCGGCATCCAAAACGCCCGCAAGGCCTACACCGGCATGTTGGCCGGTCTGCAGAATCCGCAAACGTTTGCCGCCAAGAAAGGTCGCGAGGACAAATTGTTGGCCGCGATCGCAGACGACGCATCCTTGGCACCGCTGGCCGGCACATGGCAGGATGTCGCCAAGCTGCAAAAAGAAAAGGCCGACATGCTGGATCAATCGGTCAACCTGCGAAGTTCTCTGTTCAGCTTGGCGATGAACACGGTTCTGTTGGCCGAAGAAGACACCAAGCCCAACGAACAACGTCTGAGCGAATTCACCGATGCGGGACGCGAATCGTTATTGCAGCGGTTGTTGTCCACCGCACCGATCTATGACGATTTGGAAACGGTCAAACTGGCCGATGAATTGTCGCGATTGATCGAAGTCCGCGGTGCCGATGACGATTTGGTCGTGGAAATCTTGGCCGGCAAGGGACCGCGGGAACGGGCGGCGGAAATCGTTGCGGGAACGCGAATGAACGAAGTCCCGTATCGAAAGGAATTGGTCGACGGCGGACGCGCCGTGGTGCTGCAGAGTGACGACCCGATGATCCAACTGGCGCGTTGGTTGGAACCGGAATACCGACGCATCCGCGAGATCAACGAAAAGATCGACGAGCGCGAACGCCAGGCGTATGCGAAAATCACCGAAGCGACCACCGCGGTGGAAGGCACCGGTGGCTATCCCGATGCGACGTTCACATTGCGATTGGCCTTCGGGACGGTCAATGGGTACGACGAAGACGGCAAATGGATCGAACCGACCACCGACTTTGCCGGTGCGTTCACCCATGCGGCCGATCACGAGGGCCAGGAAGACTTTGATTTGCCGTCGCGATGGTATGACGCCAAAGACCGTTTGGACCTGTCGACCCAGCTGAACTTTGTCTGCACCGCTGACATCATCGGCGGAAACAGCGGTAGCCCGGTGGTGGATCGCGACGGCAAATTGGTCGGGCTGATCTTCGACGGCAACATCCAAAGTCTGACGGCCGATTACCTGTACAGCGATGAACAGGCACGCGCGGTCAGCGTTTCGGCGGTCGGGATTCGCGAGGCGATCGAAAAGATCTATCAGGCACCCGATTTGGCCAAATCGCTGGGGCAATAG